The proteins below are encoded in one region of Citrobacter enshiensis:
- the yjdN gene encoding VOC family metalloprotein YjdN, which translates to MPLSPYISFAGNCADAIAYYHQTLGAELLYKINFGEMPKSAQDSEDGCPSGMTFPDTAIAHANVRIAGSDIMMSDAIASGNANYSGFTLVLDTQNVEEGKRWFDNLAAKGQIEMDWQETFWAHGFGKVTDQYGVPWMINVVKQPQPTE; encoded by the coding sequence ATGCCGTTAAGTCCCTACATCTCTTTTGCCGGCAATTGCGCCGACGCCATCGCGTACTACCATCAGACATTGGGCGCAGAGCTGCTCTACAAAATCAACTTCGGTGAAATGCCCAAATCGGCGCAGGACAGCGAAGACGGTTGCCCGTCCGGGATGACGTTCCCCGATACCGCCATCGCCCACGCCAACGTGCGCATTGCGGGTAGCGATATCATGATGAGTGATGCAATTGCATCTGGAAACGCAAACTACTCCGGCTTCACGCTGGTGCTTGATACGCAAAATGTCGAAGAAGGAAAACGCTGGTTTGACAACCTTGCCGCCAAAGGCCAAATCGAAATGGACTGGCAAGAAACCTTCTGGGCGCACGGATTCGGTAAAGTGACCGATCAGTACGGCGTGCCGTGGATGATTAACGTTGTGAAACAACCGCAGCCTACCGAGTAA
- the kdgT gene encoding 2-keto-3-deoxygluconate transporter: MKIKATIERIPGGMMLVPLVLGAILNTLAPSTGAYFGGFTKGMITGTVPILAVWFFCIGASINLRATGTVLRKSGTLVITKIAVAWAVAMICAMFIPENGIQTGFFAGLSVLAIVSAMDMTNGGLYASLMNQYGTKEESGAFVLMSLESGPLMTMLILGSAGLASFEPHHFVGAILPFLIGFALGNLDKDFRDFFSKATPVLIPFFGFALGNTINLSVIMDTGLLGIVLGVAVIIITGIPLIIADRVIGGGNGTAGVAASSAAGAAVANPVIIAQINPAFEPVAASATALVAASVIVTAILVPIITALYAKRFGNVATKSVAEQPADSLNH, from the coding sequence ATGAAAATTAAAGCCACGATTGAACGTATCCCTGGCGGGATGATGCTGGTTCCTCTGGTACTGGGTGCCATCCTGAATACTCTGGCACCCAGTACCGGTGCTTATTTCGGTGGTTTTACCAAAGGGATGATTACCGGTACCGTGCCGATTCTGGCGGTATGGTTCTTCTGTATTGGCGCCTCTATTAACTTGCGTGCCACGGGTACCGTGTTACGTAAATCCGGGACGCTGGTGATCACCAAAATCGCCGTTGCCTGGGCTGTGGCAATGATCTGTGCCATGTTTATTCCGGAAAACGGGATTCAAACCGGTTTCTTCGCCGGTCTGTCCGTTCTGGCGATTGTCTCCGCGATGGACATGACCAACGGCGGTCTGTATGCCAGCCTGATGAACCAGTATGGCACCAAAGAAGAGTCTGGCGCCTTCGTTCTGATGTCTCTGGAATCCGGTCCGTTGATGACCATGCTTATCCTGGGCTCTGCGGGTCTGGCATCGTTTGAACCCCACCATTTTGTGGGTGCTATCCTGCCGTTCCTGATCGGTTTTGCGCTGGGTAACCTTGATAAAGACTTCCGTGATTTCTTCAGCAAAGCCACGCCAGTACTGATTCCGTTCTTCGGCTTCGCGCTCGGTAACACCATCAACCTGAGTGTGATTATGGACACCGGTCTGCTGGGTATCGTGCTGGGTGTGGCGGTGATCATCATCACCGGTATTCCGCTGATTATCGCTGACCGTGTGATCGGTGGCGGGAACGGTACAGCAGGCGTCGCGGCCTCTTCCGCAGCCGGCGCTGCCGTCGCCAACCCGGTGATCATCGCGCAAATTAACCCGGCATTTGAACCGGTTGCCGCGTCGGCCACCGCTCTGGTCGCCGCCAGCGTGATTGTGACCGCGATTCTGGTGCCGATTATCACCGCCCTGTACGCCAAACGCTTCGGTAACGTCGCCACAAAAAGCGTCGCAGAGCAACCGGCTGACTCCTTAAATCACTAA
- the pmrR gene encoding LpxT activity modulator PmrR: protein MKKRVYESLTTVFSIMIVCSFAYIWVTTY, encoded by the coding sequence ATGAAAAAGCGTGTTTACGAAAGTTTGACCACCGTGTTCAGCATCATGATCGTCTGCAGTTTTGCCTACATTTGGGTGACAACCTACTGA
- the crfC gene encoding clamp-binding protein CrfC — translation MHTQTIYELSQEAERLLLLSLSHLRQLPAFSPTMLESGNEGNETSGDNIPPPHFSARGIAAQHAMLNNELRKITRLEMVLAIVGTMKAGKSTTINAIVGTEVLPNRNRPMTALPTLIRHTPGQQEPVLLFSHVAPIDSLMHTLQQRLQACDRQHLTLALEIDKDMNSLIQRIEQGEAFERHYLGAQPIFHCLKSLNDLVRLSKALEVDFPFSAYAAIEHIPVIEVEFVHLAGLENAPGQLTLLDTPGPNEAGQPHLQTMLNEQLARASAVLAVMDYTQLKSISDDEVRQAIAAVGKSVPLYALVNKFDQKDRNSDDAEQVRAMISGTLMKGSITPGKIYPVSSMWGYLANRARHELTVHGRLPDPQEQRWVQDFAEAALGRRWRMADLDDIEHIRHAADLLWEDSLFEHPMQTFIQAAYANASLYALRSASHKLLNYAQSTRAYLDFRFHGLTVAQEKLQVNITRVEEDLQQLRASQASVGDEVRHEVALAMDAANTLLNQQEADILRDIGTFFRVEKVVAMSKHDTFSPVAEAEIEGEMLVLHDESQAQVVLSKIRASCEVVLLKAQENVGRELALRFEQLESTLARVFTDAMRPIEARVKEALSHAGFRARISFPAFHAALLNFNTRPLFNEAITQENLQDVQNPRSASVRKTFSRWLNQPNWGGRDYVEAKARYLIDLNTLHASLDEYVRRFCQQIRKALAAQVDVAVTAGMTTFFADFSQCLSGLQESLRESLTMRQQHESAVAALSQQLQHSISTVAWIYEDSRLLRDDIQTLFATEQT, via the coding sequence ATGCACACACAGACAATCTATGAATTAAGTCAGGAAGCCGAGCGTTTGTTATTACTCTCGCTCTCGCATCTCAGGCAATTACCCGCATTTTCACCGACGATGCTGGAGAGTGGGAACGAGGGAAACGAAACGAGTGGGGACAATATTCCGCCCCCGCATTTTAGCGCCCGTGGCATCGCGGCCCAACACGCCATGCTGAACAATGAGTTGCGTAAAATTACGCGGCTGGAAATGGTCCTGGCTATCGTTGGCACCATGAAAGCGGGAAAATCGACGACGATTAACGCAATTGTCGGAACGGAAGTGTTACCCAATCGCAATCGCCCGATGACCGCACTGCCGACGTTGATTCGTCACACTCCGGGTCAGCAGGAACCGGTGCTGCTTTTTTCCCATGTCGCCCCGATTGATTCGCTGATGCACACGTTGCAACAACGACTGCAAGCGTGCGATCGCCAGCATCTGACACTGGCGCTGGAAATCGACAAAGACATGAATAGCCTCATCCAGCGCATTGAACAAGGCGAGGCGTTCGAGCGTCATTACCTGGGCGCACAGCCTATTTTCCACTGTCTGAAGAGCCTGAACGATCTGGTGCGTTTGTCAAAAGCGCTGGAGGTTGATTTTCCGTTTTCCGCCTACGCCGCCATTGAACATATTCCGGTGATTGAGGTTGAGTTTGTGCATCTGGCGGGGCTGGAGAATGCGCCGGGGCAATTGACTTTACTGGATACGCCAGGGCCAAACGAAGCTGGACAACCCCACCTGCAAACCATGCTTAACGAACAGCTGGCCCGCGCTTCTGCGGTGCTGGCGGTGATGGACTACACCCAACTGAAGTCGATCTCCGATGACGAGGTGCGCCAGGCAATCGCCGCGGTGGGTAAATCCGTCCCGCTGTATGCGCTGGTGAACAAGTTCGATCAAAAAGACCGTAACAGTGATGATGCTGAACAGGTCCGGGCGATGATTTCCGGTACGTTGATGAAGGGCAGTATTACGCCGGGGAAAATTTATCCGGTTTCTTCGATGTGGGGATATCTGGCGAATCGGGCGCGCCACGAACTGACGGTACACGGTCGGTTGCCTGACCCCCAGGAACAACGCTGGGTTCAGGATTTTGCGGAGGCCGCGCTTGGTCGGCGCTGGCGAATGGCCGATCTTGACGATATTGAACACATTCGCCATGCGGCTGATTTGCTGTGGGAGGATTCGCTGTTTGAACATCCGATGCAAACGTTCATTCAGGCGGCGTACGCCAATGCCTCGCTTTATGCTCTGCGCTCGGCTTCGCATAAGTTATTAAATTATGCCCAGAGCACGCGCGCGTATCTGGATTTTCGCTTTCACGGCCTGACGGTTGCGCAAGAAAAGCTGCAGGTGAATATCACCCGGGTCGAAGAGGATTTGCAGCAGTTACGGGCAAGTCAGGCGTCCGTAGGCGATGAAGTGCGCCACGAAGTTGCGTTGGCGATGGACGCGGCTAACACATTGCTGAACCAGCAAGAAGCAGACATTTTACGCGACATCGGGACCTTCTTCAGAGTGGAAAAGGTGGTGGCGATGTCAAAACACGACACGTTTTCACCGGTAGCGGAAGCCGAAATAGAAGGCGAAATGCTGGTGTTGCACGACGAAAGTCAGGCGCAGGTCGTCTTAAGCAAGATCCGTGCGTCCTGTGAGGTCGTGTTGTTAAAGGCGCAGGAGAATGTCGGCCGTGAGCTGGCGTTGCGCTTTGAGCAACTTGAATCGACGCTGGCGCGGGTGTTTACGGATGCGATGCGCCCGATTGAAGCGCGGGTTAAAGAGGCGCTGAGTCATGCCGGTTTTCGGGCGCGGATCAGCTTCCCGGCATTTCATGCTGCTCTGCTTAACTTCAATACCCGGCCATTGTTCAATGAGGCGATCACCCAGGAGAACCTGCAAGACGTGCAGAATCCGCGTAGCGCAAGCGTGCGCAAGACTTTCTCACGCTGGCTGAACCAGCCCAACTGGGGGGGCCGTGATTATGTGGAAGCAAAAGCGCGTTATCTCATTGATCTAAATACCTTGCATGCAAGTCTTGATGAGTATGTCCGCCGCTTTTGCCAACAAATCCGCAAAGCGTTGGCCGCTCAGGTCGATGTTGCTGTTACGGCAGGCATGACGACGTTTTTTGCTGACTTTTCACAGTGTCTGTCGGGACTGCAGGAGAGCCTGCGAGAAAGCCTGACGATGCGGCAACAGCATGAATCTGCGGTGGCGGCGCTGAGCCAGCAATTGCAACACAGTATTTCTACCGTGGCGTGGATATACGAGGACTCCCGCCTGTTGCGTGACGATATCCAAACCCTTTTTGCGACTGAGCAGACATGA
- a CDS encoding zinc ribbon domain-containing protein YjdM: MSLPHCPQCNSEYTYEDNGMFICPECAHEWNDAEPAHDSDELIVKDANGNLLADGDSVTVVKDLKVKGSSSMLKIGTKVKNIRLVEGDHNIDCKIDGFGPMKLKSEFVKKN; encoded by the coding sequence ATGTCATTACCCCATTGCCCACAATGCAACTCCGAATATACCTACGAAGATAACGGCATGTTCATCTGCCCGGAATGCGCTCACGAATGGAACGATGCAGAACCGGCTCACGACAGCGATGAACTGATTGTGAAAGATGCCAACGGCAATCTGCTGGCAGACGGCGACAGCGTCACCGTGGTTAAAGATCTGAAGGTGAAAGGCAGCTCTTCGATGCTGAAGATCGGCACCAAAGTGAAGAACATCCGTCTGGTGGAAGGCGACCATAACATCGATTGCAAAATTGATGGTTTTGGCCCAATGAAGCTGAAATCCGAGTTTGTGAAAAAGAACTGA
- a CDS encoding diguanylate cyclase regulator RdcB family protein yields MTNTLREGPGRMLECIHPKFMVSLVQGEELKRTGGTLRQQPFRDRLLQEMLAHAQPGTWVMTGGGSEHLLMRLTLMEKLAGMFDPGHLALTRIAHHLTLLQHSERPRGYAIPGILQQLDALTDGFTRRCAYKEKALTQRGLTVQAGEHSEQIFTRWRAGAYDGWSLPGRCFVALEELLWGAFGDACRLANADVVSMLKDNLCAMASHALARSIHAAPTTRHYYSQWLNTPNTQGTNDDNDLLSWLGDWCDADKHPVCWSVTQRWKNVALGMPRLCSAQRLAHAMVEEIFAPSPLVSPEGTERI; encoded by the coding sequence ATGACAAATACGTTACGGGAAGGTCCGGGGCGGATGCTGGAATGTATTCACCCGAAGTTTATGGTTTCTCTGGTTCAGGGAGAAGAACTCAAACGGACTGGCGGTACGTTGCGACAGCAGCCGTTTCGCGATCGCCTGCTGCAAGAGATGTTGGCCCACGCGCAGCCTGGCACATGGGTGATGACCGGGGGGGGCAGCGAGCATTTGCTGATGCGTCTCACGCTGATGGAAAAACTGGCGGGGATGTTTGATCCCGGCCATCTGGCGCTGACCCGTATTGCTCATCATCTGACCCTGTTGCAACACAGCGAACGTCCCCGCGGGTACGCTATTCCGGGCATCCTGCAGCAACTCGACGCCCTGACCGACGGGTTTACCCGGCGCTGCGCGTACAAAGAAAAGGCGCTGACGCAACGGGGGTTGACGGTGCAGGCGGGAGAGCACAGCGAGCAGATTTTTACCCGCTGGCGAGCCGGAGCATACGACGGCTGGTCGTTGCCGGGGCGCTGTTTTGTCGCGCTTGAGGAGCTACTGTGGGGCGCTTTCGGCGATGCCTGCCGTTTGGCCAATGCCGACGTCGTATCGATGCTGAAAGACAATTTGTGCGCGATGGCCAGTCACGCGCTGGCGCGCAGTATTCACGCCGCACCGACAACCCGCCATTACTACTCTCAGTGGCTCAATACGCCTAATACCCAGGGAACAAACGACGATAATGACCTGTTGAGCTGGCTTGGAGACTGGTGTGATGCCGACAAACATCCGGTGTGCTGGTCCGTGACGCAGCGCTGGAAAAATGTGGCGTTAGGGATGCCGAGACTCTGTTCGGCGCAGCGGCTGGCGCATGCGATGGTGGAGGAGATATTTGCGCCGTCCCCTCTGGTTAGCCCAGAGGGGACGGAGAGGATTTAG
- the phnC gene encoding phosphonate ABC transporter ATP-binding protein, with translation MQTMIRVEKLSKTFNQQQALHAVDMDIASGEMVALLGPSGSGKSTLLRHLSGLITGDKSPGSHVELMGRTVQREGRLARDIRKSRAHTGYIFQQFNLVNRLTVLENVLIGALGSTPFWRTCFSWFSLEQKQHALQALTRVGMAHFAYQRVSTLSGGQQQRVAIARALMQQAKVILADEPIASLDPESARIVMDTLRDINQTDGITVVVTLHQVDYALRYCERIVALRQGHVFYDGSSQHFDNERFDHLYRSMNRVEQNAQAA, from the coding sequence ATGCAAACGATGATTCGTGTCGAGAAACTCTCCAAAACGTTCAATCAGCAGCAGGCGCTACACGCCGTTGATATGGACATCGCTTCCGGTGAGATGGTGGCTCTGCTTGGCCCGTCCGGTTCCGGCAAATCCACCCTTTTACGTCACTTAAGCGGTTTGATTACCGGCGATAAATCGCCAGGCAGTCATGTGGAGCTAATGGGGCGTACCGTCCAGCGCGAAGGCCGTCTGGCACGCGACATCCGCAAAAGCCGCGCCCACACGGGTTACATCTTCCAGCAGTTCAATCTGGTGAACCGTCTGACCGTACTCGAGAACGTGCTGATCGGTGCACTCGGCAGCACGCCGTTCTGGCGTACCTGTTTTAGCTGGTTCAGCCTGGAGCAGAAACAGCACGCATTGCAGGCGCTGACCCGCGTCGGGATGGCGCACTTTGCATATCAACGCGTTTCAACACTCTCTGGCGGCCAGCAGCAGCGCGTGGCCATCGCCCGCGCTCTGATGCAGCAGGCGAAGGTCATTCTGGCCGATGAGCCGATCGCCTCGCTGGACCCGGAATCCGCGCGCATCGTGATGGACACCCTGCGCGATATCAATCAGACCGACGGCATCACCGTGGTCGTCACGCTGCATCAGGTGGATTACGCCCTGCGCTACTGCGAACGCATTGTCGCACTGCGCCAGGGACACGTGTTCTATGACGGCAGCAGCCAGCACTTTGATAACGAAAGATTTGACCATCTCTACCGCAGCATGAACCGCGTCGAACAGAACGCGCAGGCTGCTTAA
- the proP gene encoding glycine betaine/L-proline transporter ProP, protein MLKRKKIKPITLRDVTIIDDGKLRKAITAASLGNAMEWFDFGVYGFVAYALGKVFFPGADPSVQMIAALATFSVPFLIRPLGGLFFGMLGDKYGRQKILAITIVIMSISTFCIGLIPSYASIGIWAPILLLLCKMAQGFSVGGEYTGASIFVAEYSPDRKRGFMGSWLDFGSIAGFVLGAGVVVLISTVVGEENFLDWGWRIPFFIALPLGIIGLYLRHALEETPAFQQHVEKLEQGDREGLQDGPKVSFKEIATKHWRSLLTCIGLVIATNVTYYMLLTYMPSYLSHNLHYSEDHGVLIIIAIMVGMLFVQPMMGLLSDRYGRRPFIILGSVALFALAIPAFMLINSNVIGLIFAGLLMLAVILNCFIGVMASTLPAMFPTHIRYSALAAAFNISVLIAGLTPTLAAWLVESSQNLMMPAYYLMVIALIGFATGITMKETANLPLKGATPAASDIQEAKEILREHHDNIEHKIEDIDQEIAELQAKRSRLVQQHPRIDE, encoded by the coding sequence ATGCTGAAAAGGAAAAAAATAAAACCGATCACGCTTCGCGACGTGACCATCATTGATGACGGGAAATTGCGTAAAGCGATTACCGCAGCTTCACTGGGTAACGCGATGGAGTGGTTTGATTTTGGTGTTTATGGCTTTGTTGCCTATGCGTTAGGTAAAGTATTCTTTCCGGGGGCCGACCCCAGCGTGCAGATGATTGCCGCGCTTGCCACCTTCTCCGTTCCCTTCCTGATTCGACCGCTTGGCGGATTGTTCTTCGGTATGTTGGGCGATAAATATGGTCGCCAGAAGATCCTCGCTATCACCATTGTGATTATGTCGATCAGTACCTTCTGTATCGGGTTGATTCCCTCGTATGCCTCCATTGGCATCTGGGCGCCCATCCTGCTGTTGCTGTGTAAGATGGCGCAGGGGTTCTCAGTGGGCGGCGAATATACCGGGGCGTCGATTTTTGTCGCCGAGTATTCGCCCGACCGTAAACGCGGGTTTATGGGCAGCTGGCTGGATTTTGGCTCCATTGCGGGATTTGTGCTTGGCGCGGGGGTCGTCGTCCTGATTTCGACCGTGGTCGGCGAAGAAAACTTCCTCGATTGGGGCTGGCGTATTCCGTTCTTCATTGCGCTGCCGTTAGGGATTATTGGTCTCTATTTGCGCCATGCGCTGGAAGAAACTCCGGCGTTTCAGCAGCACGTTGAAAAGCTGGAGCAGGGCGACCGCGAAGGGTTGCAGGACGGCCCTAAAGTGTCGTTTAAAGAGATTGCCACGAAGCACTGGCGTAGCCTGCTGACCTGTATTGGTCTGGTGATTGCAACCAACGTCACGTACTACATGCTGCTGACGTACATGCCGAGCTATCTCTCGCATAACCTGCATTATTCTGAAGATCACGGCGTGTTGATTATCATCGCCATTATGGTCGGGATGCTGTTTGTACAGCCGATGATGGGGCTGCTGAGTGACCGTTATGGCCGCCGTCCGTTTATCATCCTGGGAAGCGTTGCGCTGTTCGCGCTGGCGATCCCGGCCTTTATGCTGATCAACAGTAATGTTATCGGTCTGATTTTTGCCGGTTTGCTGATGCTGGCGGTGATCCTCAACTGCTTCATCGGGGTGATGGCCTCGACGTTACCGGCGATGTTCCCGACGCACATTCGTTACAGTGCGCTGGCGGCGGCGTTTAATATTTCGGTACTGATTGCCGGTCTGACGCCAACGCTGGCGGCCTGGCTGGTGGAAAGTTCGCAGAATCTGATGATGCCTGCCTATTACCTGATGGTGATTGCGCTGATTGGCTTTGCGACCGGAATCACCATGAAAGAGACCGCGAACCTTCCGCTGAAAGGCGCGACGCCAGCGGCGTCGGATATTCAGGAAGCGAAAGAAATTTTGCGCGAGCATCACGATAATATCGAACACAAAATCGAAGATATCGATCAGGAAATTGCTGAGTTGCAGGCGAAACGCTCGCGTCTGGTACAGCAGCATCCGCGTATTGATGAGTGA